Proteins from one Desulfovibrio intestinalis genomic window:
- a CDS encoding M20 metallopeptidase family protein: MYHMREEAEGIRSQLTMWRETLHRHPELSFKEFWTTDYLKKELVGMGIEIVDWGGETGVVGLLHGPRPGKCVALRADIDALPIDEKSGVAFASENPGVMHACGHDSHMAALLGAARLLSSRKDDLKGTVKFIFQPAEEIFAGGALMVKKGVLENPHVDFIFGQHNICEYPAGKGLISPGPIMACSAFISITVHGKGGHGAVPHLAHDPVVAAAAIVSALQTIVSREMRPTEAVVVTIGSIHGGTVANVIPDTVTMQGTVRCFDLELFHELEDRLRRVIENTAAAHNVTADFEYNKLVPNVNNPPELTEWMRQGPMKEVYGEENVLPCVPSMGGEDFACYMAETPGVFVWFGSGNPEKGIKFSWHNPAFNVDNESLVYGAALYAQVALDWLAKETG; the protein is encoded by the coding sequence ATGTACCATATGCGTGAAGAAGCGGAAGGCATCAGATCCCAGCTGACGATGTGGCGTGAAACCCTGCACCGGCACCCCGAGCTGAGTTTCAAGGAATTCTGGACCACCGACTACCTGAAAAAAGAACTGGTCGGTATGGGCATAGAAATTGTCGACTGGGGCGGCGAAACAGGCGTTGTTGGCCTGCTGCACGGCCCCCGCCCCGGCAAATGCGTGGCCCTGCGGGCCGATATCGATGCGCTGCCCATTGATGAAAAAAGCGGCGTCGCCTTTGCCTCGGAAAATCCGGGCGTCATGCATGCCTGTGGGCATGACAGCCACATGGCCGCCCTGTTGGGCGCAGCCCGCCTTTTGTCCAGCCGCAAGGATGATCTCAAGGGCACGGTAAAGTTTATTTTTCAACCTGCGGAAGAAATCTTCGCTGGCGGTGCCCTTATGGTCAAAAAGGGCGTGCTTGAAAATCCTCATGTGGACTTCATTTTCGGCCAGCACAACATCTGCGAATACCCGGCGGGTAAAGGTCTTATTTCCCCCGGTCCCATCATGGCCTGTTCGGCTTTCATTTCCATTACAGTTCACGGCAAGGGCGGTCACGGCGCAGTGCCGCATCTGGCTCACGATCCTGTTGTGGCCGCAGCCGCCATCGTGTCTGCACTGCAAACCATAGTCAGCCGCGAAATGCGGCCCACCGAGGCTGTGGTGGTCACCATAGGCAGCATACACGGCGGCACCGTGGCCAACGTCATTCCCGATACTGTCACCATGCAGGGTACCGTGCGCTGCTTTGACCTTGAACTCTTTCACGAACTTGAAGACCGCCTGCGGCGCGTTATTGAAAATACCGCCGCCGCGCACAACGTCACAGCCGACTTTGAATACAACAAGCTGGTTCCCAACGTGAACAACCCGCCGGAACTTACGGAATGGATGCGCCAAGGCCCCATGAAGGAAGTTTACGGTGAAGAAAATGTGTTGCCCTGCGTACCCAGCATGGGTGGCGAAGACTTTGCCTGTTATATGGCCGAAACGCCCGGAGTCTTCGTTTGGTTTGGCAGCGGCAACCCGGAAAAAGGCATCAAATTCTCCTGGCATAATCCAGCGTTCAACGTGGATAACGAAAGCCTGGTCTACGGCGCGGCGCTGTACGCGCAGGTCGCTCTGGACTGGCTGGCCAAGGAAACCGGATAG
- a CDS encoding MFS transporter, which yields MGFTWKHRHTSLAVVFVVWLVSYLDRMVMSTAIPYIADDFNLSAGEMGVVMSAFFAGYALFQIPGGILSDRFGARKVLVFAIAWWSIFTLFTGYASSLIGLVLIRICFGIGEGIGPAATWKSLAVWTPASERGRANSIMMSTNSLGPALAPLFVVAIMSLWGWRAVFHYLSIPGFLLCIWVWFTLYDNPKEKKGVSPEELRELEEEPSASGVEQKNLTFMQVLSTPVVWKSFLLLFFSNTVAWGYMSWLPTYLVKSRGLAMGQMGIAASLPFFAGFIGAIVSGYLMDGALKKHRFHYVIVTQLCMALFLYLMFTAESVTNLMIFNIIAGYFCFCCVASVFSLPMMEVPKEIAGRAMGIVNTAGQLAGFLAPIIVGVLITTAADGVQNYNVAFGFLCCSNIMAAIIAFFFHRSNVKNAAAA from the coding sequence ATGGGATTCACTTGGAAGCACAGGCACACGTCTCTGGCCGTGGTGTTTGTAGTCTGGCTGGTTTCCTACCTAGACCGCATGGTCATGTCCACCGCCATACCGTATATTGCGGATGACTTTAACCTTTCCGCCGGCGAAATGGGCGTGGTCATGAGCGCATTTTTTGCTGGCTACGCGCTCTTCCAGATTCCCGGCGGCATCCTGAGCGACCGCTTCGGCGCGCGCAAGGTTCTTGTATTCGCCATTGCCTGGTGGTCCATCTTTACCCTGTTCACCGGCTACGCCAGCAGCCTGATAGGCCTTGTGCTTATTCGCATCTGCTTCGGCATCGGCGAAGGCATTGGACCCGCCGCCACATGGAAATCCCTGGCCGTCTGGACGCCCGCCTCGGAGCGCGGACGCGCCAATTCCATCATGATGAGCACCAACTCGCTCGGACCCGCCCTTGCGCCGCTTTTTGTGGTGGCCATCATGTCCCTCTGGGGCTGGCGGGCGGTGTTCCACTATCTGAGCATACCGGGCTTCCTGCTTTGCATCTGGGTCTGGTTCACGCTTTATGACAACCCCAAGGAAAAAAAGGGCGTCAGCCCGGAAGAACTGAGAGAACTGGAAGAAGAACCTTCCGCATCCGGCGTGGAGCAGAAAAATCTGACCTTCATGCAGGTATTGTCCACACCTGTAGTCTGGAAATCGTTTCTTTTGCTTTTCTTCAGCAATACGGTGGCCTGGGGCTACATGTCCTGGCTGCCCACCTACCTTGTCAAAAGCCGCGGGCTGGCCATGGGGCAAATGGGCATAGCCGCATCCCTGCCATTTTTCGCAGGCTTTATCGGTGCTATTGTTTCCGGCTACCTTATGGACGGCGCCCTGAAAAAGCACCGCTTCCATTATGTTATCGTCACCCAGCTGTGTATGGCGCTTTTCCTCTACCTCATGTTCACGGCTGAAAGTGTGACCAACCTTATGATCTTCAACATCATTGCGGGCTATTTCTGCTTCTGCTGCGTAGCTTCGGTCTTCAGCCTGCCCATGATGGAAGTGCCCAAGGAAATCGCGGGCCGGGCCATGGGCATCGTTAACACAGCGGGACAGCTGGCAGGCTTTCTGGCTCCCATTATCGTGGGCGTGCTCATCACTACCGCTGCTGACGGCGTGCAGAACTACAACGTGGCCTTTGGCTTTTTGTGCTGCTCCAACATTATGGCAGCCATAATCGCCTTCTTCTTCCACAGGAGCAACGTCAAAAACGCTGCCGCCGCCTAG
- a CDS encoding LarC family nickel insertion protein: MWPGIPGIRSSDLRVRMEVYLDCGGGISGDMTLAALAHLGVDFFPLTAALEKAGVACEIELREEIRAAGPGRHIDVRWRQDEQPLRHPADIAAIFNAVDVPGTVRDRALSVLEALTLAEAYAHQIQPEEVHFHEVGAVDTLVDILGVCYGLEQLGVQRITSSFLPWFSGSIECAHGRIPLPAPATAWLLRNKPVYATDAREELITPTGAALLHALVDEFTGAPCGTFAAMGTGYGSRPAASGLRMWLLDASSRVDHQLGGRELVSQLETHLDHLTGEELGQALTALADIPEVLDVLWLPGIGKKSRPSGLLRVLCLTDHEGVAEQAVLRHTHTLGIRLQRLERLVSPRCAVTARVTGRDMPAKRYEIEGRSYVRPEADAVGRAAQEDGLGAPALRLIPD, from the coding sequence GTGTGGCCGGGCATTCCCGGCATACGGAGCAGCGATTTGCGGGTGCGTATGGAAGTGTATCTGGATTGCGGCGGCGGCATCAGCGGGGATATGACGCTGGCGGCTTTGGCTCATTTGGGTGTGGATTTTTTTCCGTTGACGGCAGCCTTGGAAAAAGCGGGCGTGGCCTGCGAAATTGAGCTACGTGAAGAGATCAGGGCGGCTGGCCCCGGGCGGCACATTGATGTCCGCTGGAGGCAGGATGAACAGCCGTTGCGCCACCCTGCGGATATAGCAGCTATTTTTAACGCTGTGGATGTGCCGGGTACTGTGCGCGACCGTGCCTTGTCCGTTCTTGAGGCTTTGACTCTGGCTGAGGCGTATGCGCATCAGATACAGCCGGAAGAGGTGCATTTTCACGAAGTGGGGGCCGTTGATACCCTGGTGGACATTTTGGGCGTGTGCTACGGCCTGGAACAGCTGGGTGTGCAGCGCATTACTTCGTCGTTTCTGCCCTGGTTTTCGGGCAGCATAGAATGCGCGCACGGCCGTATTCCCCTGCCAGCGCCTGCTACAGCGTGGCTTTTGCGCAACAAGCCCGTGTACGCCACAGACGCGCGTGAAGAGCTGATTACCCCCACCGGGGCGGCCCTGCTGCATGCCCTGGTTGACGAATTTACTGGCGCTCCCTGCGGTACGTTTGCTGCTATGGGAACAGGCTATGGCTCGCGCCCTGCTGCATCCGGCCTGCGCATGTGGCTGCTGGATGCGTCCTCTCGTGTGGACCACCAACTCGGCGGGCGTGAGCTCGTCAGCCAGCTTGAAACCCACCTCGATCACCTCACGGGAGAGGAGCTGGGGCAGGCGCTTACTGCGCTGGCCGACATACCTGAAGTGCTGGACGTCTTGTGGCTGCCGGGCATTGGCAAGAAAAGCCGTCCATCAGGATTGCTGCGTGTGCTGTGCCTGACGGATCATGAGGGCGTGGCAGAACAGGCGGTACTGCGCCACACGCATACCCTGGGGATACGTCTTCAGAGGCTGGAGCGGCTTGTGTCGCCCCGCTGTGCGGTAACCGCCCGCGTTACGGGACGTGACATGCCTGCCAAACGTTATGAGATTGAAGGCCGCAGCTATGTGCGCCCCGAAGCCGATGCTGTGGGCCGGGCTGCGCAGGAAGACGGTCTGGGCGCGCCTGCGTTGCGTCTGATCCCAGACTAG
- a CDS encoding CBS and ACT domain-containing protein translates to MPVQNWMTTDVVSVTPETSLLKVGKLMKDHHVRRLPVLDDKGRVVGIISDRDVRDASPSKATTLDMYEMHYLLAELKAKNIMTANPLTVKPSDTVEQAALLMLDNKVGGLPVVEENGKLVGIISDHDVFKALVDITGARLGGLQFAIELPDLPGTARPLFDLLRAHNARLLSVLTVSNDDGNRHIFIRVRELENKSAENRLMEEVAKLGRVLYCIHQNG, encoded by the coding sequence ATGCCTGTTCAGAACTGGATGACCACCGATGTTGTAAGCGTCACCCCGGAGACGTCTCTGCTCAAGGTTGGCAAACTGATGAAGGACCATCATGTCCGCCGTTTGCCCGTTCTTGACGACAAGGGACGCGTCGTTGGCATTATTTCCGACCGTGACGTGCGTGACGCCTCTCCCTCCAAGGCTACCACGCTCGACATGTACGAAATGCATTACCTGCTGGCCGAATTAAAGGCCAAGAACATTATGACGGCTAACCCTTTGACCGTCAAACCGTCCGATACGGTTGAACAGGCTGCCCTGCTGATGCTCGACAACAAGGTTGGCGGCTTGCCCGTGGTTGAAGAAAACGGAAAGCTGGTTGGCATCATTTCTGACCACGACGTGTTCAAGGCGCTTGTAGACATTACCGGCGCACGCCTTGGCGGGCTGCAGTTCGCCATTGAACTGCCCGATCTGCCGGGCACTGCCCGCCCCCTCTTTGACCTGTTGCGCGCCCATAATGCACGCCTTTTGTCAGTACTGACCGTCAGTAACGATGATGGGAATCGCCACATCTTTATACGCGTGCGCGAACTTGAAAACAAAAGTGCCGAGAACCGCCTTATGGAAGAAGTTGCAAAGCTTGGCAGAGTGCTGTATTGCATCCATCAGAATGGTTGA
- a CDS encoding TusE/DsrC/DsvC family sulfur relay protein codes for MAEITYKGKSFEVDEDGFLLRFDDWCPEWMDYVKESEGISEITGDHQKILDFLQDYYKKNGIAPMVRILSKNTGYKLKEVYELFPSGPGKGACKMAGLPKPTGCV; via the coding sequence ATGGCTGAGATCACCTATAAAGGTAAAAGCTTTGAAGTTGACGAAGACGGCTTCCTTCTGCGTTTTGACGACTGGTGCCCCGAATGGATGGACTATGTGAAGGAATCCGAAGGCATCTCCGAAATCACTGGTGACCACCAGAAGATTCTCGACTTCCTGCAGGATTACTACAAGAAGAACGGCATCGCCCCCATGGTCCGCATTCTGTCCAAGAACACCGGATACAAGCTGAAGGAAGTGTACGAACTCTTCCCCTCCGGCCCCGGTAAAGGCGCCTGCAAAATGGCTGGCCTGCCCAAGCCCACCGGCTGCGTGTAG
- a CDS encoding penicillin-binding protein 1A, protein MKIRLSLKKITLWLIGIIIVCGILGGSAVAMLFYWASRDLPDINRIAEYKQPQATVILARDGSTLGTLFHEKRYVIGLKEMSRFLPMAFLAAEDDAFYRHMGVDPTAILRAAINNFRKGRQGEGGSTITQQLIKQLLLTSERSYTRKMKEAILAYDLEKTYNKDQILTIYLNQIYLGEHAYGVEAAARTYFGKHASDITLAESAVIAGLPKAPSTYNPFRRPEEAKTRQMYVLGRLRDLKWITAEEYEKAAAEPLVYWSMPDGMGGAALWYLEETRRLLIEFFTEQNLKALGIETDKSGVDYVYDAGLTVRTSMDPAHQYAAGAALRQGLEELDKRQGWRGPLEKLDAEKQKAFNQKTFSPLDLAGNNWVKALVTQADAKEARVSLGQGYTGIVSVADMSWARKPNPKVAGIYAPAVKDAKLVVSPGDLIWVSAAEVTVTETGAKGRKEKKTLPFDPATVKKGTPISLILQQEPAVQGAIASVEAENGDVVALIGGYQFGDSHFNRATQARRQPGSSFKPVVYSTALDMGFTALSTVLDAPFVYVNPYTNEVWRPSNYEKNYKGELPLHTALALSRNTCTVRIAQQVGIANVIQRAKALGLEPHFPQELSVSLGAVAVSPLNLTQAYAAFANKGLGVRPRIITSITDPKGRVLYRQDVEQWQALSPQNAFIMATLLKQVVNAGTGGRAKVPGYNIAGKTGTTNEEHDAWFVGFSPHLVTGIYVGYDQLQSLGRLEQGGRTAAPIFRAYRVEVEERYPADDFAMPEGIVMRDGLAFRSDMPIEGASATSATTEDDSMVDTSQGGEDLMRQMF, encoded by the coding sequence ATGAAAATTCGTCTGTCATTGAAAAAAATCACTCTCTGGCTGATTGGTATTATAATAGTATGCGGCATCCTTGGCGGAAGCGCCGTGGCCATGCTGTTTTACTGGGCCTCACGCGACCTGCCTGACATTAACCGCATTGCCGAATACAAGCAGCCGCAAGCCACTGTCATTCTGGCGCGCGACGGCTCCACACTGGGCACCTTGTTTCACGAAAAGCGCTATGTCATCGGTCTCAAAGAGATGTCGCGCTTTCTGCCCATGGCCTTTCTGGCTGCGGAAGACGACGCATTTTACCGCCACATGGGCGTGGACCCCACGGCCATCCTGCGCGCGGCCATCAACAACTTTCGCAAGGGACGCCAGGGCGAAGGCGGCAGTACCATCACCCAACAGCTTATCAAGCAACTCTTGCTGACGTCCGAGCGCAGCTATACCCGCAAGATGAAAGAAGCCATTCTGGCTTACGATCTGGAGAAAACCTATAACAAGGACCAGATCCTCACCATCTATCTGAACCAGATATATCTTGGCGAACATGCCTATGGCGTGGAAGCCGCCGCGCGCACCTACTTTGGCAAGCACGCTTCGGATATTACCCTGGCTGAAAGCGCGGTTATCGCAGGCCTGCCCAAGGCCCCCAGCACATACAATCCCTTCCGCAGGCCGGAAGAGGCGAAAACCCGCCAGATGTATGTGCTTGGCCGTTTACGCGACCTCAAATGGATCACGGCAGAAGAATACGAAAAAGCCGCTGCCGAACCCCTCGTCTACTGGAGCATGCCCGACGGCATGGGCGGCGCGGCCTTATGGTACCTTGAAGAAACCCGCCGTTTGCTCATCGAATTTTTTACAGAGCAGAACCTCAAGGCGCTTGGCATAGAGACCGACAAGTCCGGCGTGGACTATGTATATGACGCGGGTCTTACCGTGCGCACGTCTATGGACCCGGCCCATCAGTACGCCGCCGGGGCTGCCTTGCGGCAGGGCCTGGAAGAACTGGACAAGCGCCAGGGCTGGCGTGGCCCGCTGGAAAAGCTGGATGCTGAAAAGCAGAAGGCTTTTAATCAAAAAACTTTCAGCCCGCTGGATCTTGCCGGAAACAACTGGGTCAAGGCTCTGGTCACGCAGGCAGACGCCAAGGAAGCCCGCGTAAGCCTGGGTCAGGGATACACGGGTATTGTTTCCGTGGCTGACATGTCCTGGGCGCGCAAGCCCAACCCCAAGGTGGCAGGCATTTATGCTCCTGCCGTTAAAGACGCCAAACTTGTGGTCAGCCCTGGCGACCTTATCTGGGTTTCCGCCGCTGAAGTCACCGTAACTGAAACAGGAGCCAAGGGCCGCAAGGAAAAGAAAACCCTGCCCTTTGACCCTGCCACGGTTAAAAAAGGCACGCCCATCTCATTGATTTTGCAGCAAGAGCCCGCAGTGCAGGGCGCGATCGCATCGGTGGAGGCTGAAAACGGCGACGTGGTGGCCCTTATCGGCGGCTACCAGTTTGGCGACAGCCACTTCAACCGCGCAACGCAGGCGCGCCGTCAGCCCGGCTCCAGCTTCAAGCCCGTGGTCTATTCCACAGCTCTGGATATGGGCTTTACCGCTCTTTCCACAGTGCTGGACGCGCCCTTTGTGTATGTGAACCCCTATACCAATGAAGTATGGCGGCCCTCCAACTACGAAAAGAACTACAAGGGCGAACTGCCGCTGCACACCGCACTGGCGCTTTCGCGCAATACATGTACGGTGCGCATCGCCCAGCAGGTGGGCATAGCCAACGTTATTCAGCGGGCCAAAGCTCTGGGGCTTGAACCCCACTTCCCGCAGGAACTTTCGGTCAGCCTTGGCGCTGTGGCGGTTTCTCCCCTCAATCTCACCCAGGCCTATGCAGCTTTTGCCAACAAGGGCCTTGGCGTGCGCCCGCGCATCATCACGTCCATTACCGACCCCAAGGGGCGCGTGCTCTATCGCCAGGACGTGGAACAATGGCAGGCGCTCAGCCCGCAAAATGCCTTCATTATGGCTACCCTGCTCAAACAGGTGGTCAACGCGGGCACGGGTGGCCGCGCCAAGGTTCCGGGCTACAACATCGCGGGCAAAACCGGTACAACCAACGAAGAGCACGATGCCTGGTTTGTGGGCTTTTCTCCCCATCTGGTCACGGGCATCTATGTGGGTTACGACCAGTTGCAGAGCCTTGGCCGTCTGGAACAGGGCGGACGCACGGCGGCTCCCATTTTCCGCGCCTATCGTGTGGAAGTGGAAGAACGCTACCCCGCAGACGATTTTGCGATGCCGGAAGGCATAGTCATGCGGGACGGCCTTGCCTTCCGCTCCGACATGCCCATTGAGGGCGCTTCGGCCACGTCTGCCACAACCGAGGACGACAGCATGGTCGACACCTCGCAGGGCGGCGAAGACCTCATGCGCCAGATGTTCTGA
- a CDS encoding tRNA (adenine-N1)-methyltransferase, with the protein MIPYGSLVVYVTPKGRRYTKRLMEEHNWHSNDGTLLASDVTCCDFGSVAYTNQQVPIQIMEATLYDRLKTLKRQTQIIYPKDIAYICLRLGAGPGRTIIEAGCGSGGLTTGLSWFCGPTGRVVSHEAREEFMALARRNLEWAGVGENVELHNRDVAEGFAVTGADALFLDVRTPWEYLDHAVAAVRPGASFGFLLPTVDQVSKLLLGLERGPFADVEVCEILIRRWKPVADRLRPEDRMNAHTGFLVFARQQQRSEDFESRKPLGTRERKQEAARLARLGLDGEDSQAAAAEEDVAE; encoded by the coding sequence ATGATTCCCTATGGTTCTCTTGTTGTTTATGTGACGCCCAAGGGTCGCCGCTATACCAAGCGCCTGATGGAGGAGCACAACTGGCACAGCAACGACGGCACCCTGCTGGCCTCTGATGTGACCTGCTGCGATTTCGGCAGCGTGGCCTACACCAATCAGCAGGTGCCCATTCAGATCATGGAAGCCACCCTGTACGACAGGCTCAAAACCCTCAAGCGCCAGACGCAGATTATCTACCCCAAGGATATTGCCTACATCTGTCTGCGCCTTGGCGCCGGACCGGGCCGTACCATCATTGAGGCTGGCTGTGGTTCTGGCGGCCTGACCACCGGGCTTTCCTGGTTCTGCGGCCCCACCGGGCGCGTTGTCAGCCACGAGGCCCGTGAAGAGTTCATGGCCCTGGCCCGCCGCAATCTCGAGTGGGCAGGCGTGGGCGAAAACGTGGAACTGCACAACCGCGACGTGGCCGAAGGCTTTGCCGTCACCGGCGCGGACGCCCTTTTTCTCGACGTGCGCACCCCCTGGGAATACCTGGACCACGCGGTTGCCGCCGTGCGCCCCGGCGCAAGCTTCGGCTTTCTGCTGCCCACAGTGGATCAGGTCAGCAAGCTTCTGCTCGGCCTTGAACGCGGCCCCTTCGCGGATGTGGAAGTGTGCGAAATTCTCATCCGCCGCTGGAAGCCCGTGGCTGACCGTCTGCGCCCCGAAGACCGCATGAACGCCCATACGGGCTTTCTGGTCTTTGCGCGCCAGCAGCAGCGCAGTGAGGACTTTGAATCGCGTAAACCTCTGGGTACGCGCGAACGCAAGCAGGAAGCCGCACGGCTGGCCCGCCTGGGCCTGGACGGCGAAGATTCGCAAGCCGCCGCTGCCGAAGAAGACGTGGCAGAATAA
- a CDS encoding GlxA family transcriptional regulator, with the protein MKCEQCPTEGCSTAPRLVVMAVHDGAEILDITGPLSVFSAANDLHAQSGGAEPLYRIQVAGESSDAVVRTASGIRLLTDTALGQHSGIDTLLVAGGPVAKQAPQALVDWLREAAPLVRRVCSICSGAFILARAGLLEGRQATTHWLMLEELRTFSPNIDVQADALHVKDGSVYTSAGVTAGIDLALALLEEDFGRDLALNVARVLVLYLKRPGGQSQFSTTLLAQIHEGGTLASTIQWLRDNHQRPLCNEDIARHAAMSPRNFARVFKRETGVTPAHFIENIRLEAAVKRLEETTQALETIARECGFQSGEHFRLTFSRRFGITPGQYRNRFRSGAWR; encoded by the coding sequence ATGAAATGCGAGCAATGCCCCACCGAAGGTTGTTCAACTGCCCCACGCCTCGTCGTCATGGCTGTCCATGACGGTGCGGAAATCCTCGATATCACGGGCCCCTTGAGCGTGTTTTCCGCAGCCAACGATCTGCATGCTCAGTCCGGCGGCGCGGAACCGCTTTACCGCATCCAGGTCGCGGGCGAGAGCAGTGACGCGGTGGTGCGGACCGCCTCCGGCATCCGTCTGCTGACTGATACCGCATTGGGACAGCACAGCGGCATTGATACCTTGCTGGTGGCTGGCGGCCCCGTGGCGAAGCAGGCTCCGCAGGCGCTGGTGGACTGGCTGCGCGAAGCTGCGCCCCTTGTGCGGCGCGTTTGCTCCATCTGCTCCGGAGCCTTCATCCTGGCGCGCGCAGGGCTGCTGGAAGGCCGCCAGGCCACCACCCACTGGCTCATGCTTGAGGAATTACGCACCTTTTCTCCAAATATTGATGTCCAGGCTGACGCCCTGCATGTGAAGGACGGCTCCGTCTATACCTCGGCCGGGGTGACGGCGGGCATTGATTTGGCATTAGCCCTGCTGGAGGAGGACTTTGGCCGCGATCTGGCGCTGAACGTGGCGAGAGTGCTGGTGCTCTATCTCAAGCGTCCGGGTGGACAATCGCAGTTCAGCACAACCCTTCTGGCGCAGATTCACGAGGGCGGCACACTGGCCTCGACGATCCAATGGCTGCGCGACAACCATCAGCGCCCGCTGTGCAACGAGGACATCGCCAGACACGCGGCTATGAGCCCGCGCAACTTCGCCAGGGTCTTCAAACGCGAAACAGGCGTAACTCCGGCCCATTTCATTGAAAATATCCGCCTTGAAGCAGCTGTGAAACGCCTGGAGGAAACAACGCAGGCACTGGAAACCATCGCCCGGGAGTGTGGTTTCCAGTCCGGTGAGCACTTCCGCCTGACATTTTCGCGCCGCTTCGGCATCACCCCCGGCCAGTACCGGAACAGATTCCGTTCCGGTGCATGGCGTTAA
- a CDS encoding DJ-1/PfpI family protein has product MYEVHPAQVSRQITVGVLIFPGFEMLDAYGPMEMWGSLKHAPARFWGGEEKRAGVRLVTIAATRGEIPSNQGPKTVADYSYADSPKLDYLLVPGGSGAVPLVGDTATLDWLRDQATKTKVVMSVCNGASLLAAAGILDGRPATTNKMAFKASTEPGPKVNWIKQARWVDDGAVVSSSGVSAGMDMTLAVISRLYGQPLSDWLEQITEYDAHRDPSWDPFAVKAGLVR; this is encoded by the coding sequence ATGTATGAGGTCCACCCAGCCCAGGTTTCCAGGCAGATAACCGTTGGGGTTCTCATCTTCCCCGGCTTCGAGATGCTGGACGCCTACGGCCCGATGGAAATGTGGGGCAGCCTCAAGCACGCCCCGGCCCGTTTCTGGGGTGGCGAAGAAAAACGCGCAGGCGTACGGCTGGTGACCATCGCGGCCACACGGGGAGAAATTCCCTCAAATCAGGGACCGAAGACCGTAGCCGACTACAGCTATGCCGACTCGCCCAAGCTGGATTATCTGCTGGTGCCAGGCGGCAGCGGGGCAGTGCCTCTGGTTGGCGACACTGCGACTCTGGACTGGCTACGCGACCAGGCAACCAAGACGAAGGTGGTCATGTCCGTGTGTAACGGCGCGTCGCTTTTGGCCGCAGCGGGCATTCTGGACGGCAGACCTGCCACAACAAACAAAATGGCCTTCAAGGCTTCTACGGAGCCTGGCCCCAAGGTGAACTGGATCAAACAGGCGCGCTGGGTAGATGACGGCGCCGTGGTCAGCTCTTCCGGTGTTTCTGCCGGGATGGATATGACCCTGGCGGTCATATCCCGTCTGTATGGCCAGCCTTTGAGCGATTGGCTGGAACAGATCACAGAGTACGACGCGCACCGTGACCCGTCCTGGGATCCCTTCGCGGTCAAGGCCGGGCTGGTGCGTTAA
- the rfaD gene encoding ADP-glyceromanno-heptose 6-epimerase — translation MYVITGGAGFLGSALLWQLNCMNIEDIVVVDNLAHSDKWRNLVKRRYVDYLHRDRFYDLMQRDALPWKISGVVHLGACSATTEKNADFLMENNFHYSRDLCRYALDKGARVINASSAATYGDGSLGFSDAEALVPQLRPLNMYGYSKQLFDLWLLREGLQTEVASLKFFNVYGPNEYHKGDMQSVAAKAHKQIRAEGSINLFKSDRPDMADGEQSRDFVYVKDCTALMAWLLERHDVCGIHNVGTGTARSFNALAQSVFAALELPCRINYVDMPASLQGRYQHFTQADMGWLERADCPLAFASLEEGIADYVRGYLEMDDAYL, via the coding sequence ATGTATGTGATTACCGGCGGCGCTGGTTTTTTGGGCAGCGCACTTTTGTGGCAACTCAACTGCATGAATATTGAAGATATTGTGGTTGTGGACAATCTGGCCCACAGCGACAAATGGCGTAATCTCGTCAAGCGGCGCTATGTGGACTACCTGCACAGAGATCGGTTTTATGATCTCATGCAGCGCGACGCCCTGCCCTGGAAGATCAGCGGTGTTGTGCACCTTGGCGCCTGTTCCGCCACCACGGAAAAGAATGCGGACTTTTTGATGGAAAACAATTTCCACTACAGCCGCGATCTGTGCCGTTACGCGCTGGACAAGGGCGCGCGCGTCATCAATGCCAGCTCTGCCGCCACCTATGGCGACGGTTCCCTTGGTTTCAGCGATGCAGAAGCGCTTGTGCCGCAGCTGCGGCCTTTGAACATGTATGGCTATTCCAAACAGCTTTTCGACCTTTGGCTTTTGCGCGAGGGTCTGCAAACCGAGGTGGCCAGCTTGAAGTTTTTCAATGTTTACGGCCCCAATGAATATCACAAGGGCGACATGCAAAGTGTGGCTGCCAAGGCCCACAAGCAGATCCGCGCTGAAGGCAGCATAAATCTGTTCAAATCCGACAGGCCCGACATGGCGGACGGCGAACAGAGCCGCGACTTTGTCTATGTTAAAGACTGCACGGCCCTGATGGCCTGGCTGCTGGAACGGCATGACGTTTGCGGCATACACAATGTGGGTACAGGCACGGCCCGCAGTTTCAATGCGCTTGCCCAGTCCGTGTTCGCAGCCCTTGAGCTGCCCTGCCGCATAAATTACGTGGACATGCCTGCATCGCTTCAAGGCCGCTACCAGCACTTTACGCAAGCGGATATGGGCTGGCTTGAGCGCGCGGACTGCCCCCTTGCCTTTGCTTCGCTTGAGGAAGGCATTGCCGACTATGTGCGCGGCTATCTTGAAATGGACGATGCGTATTTGTAG